A single window of Candidatus Binatia bacterium DNA harbors:
- a CDS encoding helix-turn-helix transcriptional regulator, with protein sequence MKVKVTRSSGNVFRDLGFSPHEAEHLLVRSDLMIKVQELIASRGIKQAEAAKILRITQPRVSDLLRGRIDLFSTDALIDMLARLGVRVRLVLKPSRRRLKAA encoded by the coding sequence ATGAAAGTCAAAGTAACTCGATCGAGCGGCAATGTATTCCGGGATCTGGGCTTTTCCCCTCACGAGGCCGAGCACCTGCTGGTTCGGTCGGACCTGATGATTAAGGTTCAAGAGCTGATCGCGTCGCGAGGCATCAAGCAGGCCGAAGCGGCCAAAATTCTCCGCATCACGCAGCCTCGGGTAAGCGATCTGCTTCGGGGTCGGATCGACCTCTTCAGCACTGATGCGCTTATCGACATGCTCGCCCGCCTGGGTGTCCGTGTTCGGCTCGTTCTAAAGCCGTCCCGTCGCCGTCTCAAGGCTGCCTAA
- a CDS encoding extracellular solute-binding protein: MFFTALLSSLLAISSPAQTQEQSKDWEKKWQATIQAAKNEGKLVYHSGNSSEPYFQEFQKKFPEIKLTQILTRGGAAAEQRLMAERRAGVYVADIVHLGAGSGSALAGAGALDPLEPYMILPEVLDQSKWFEGRHYFADKDGKYVFKYASNPGADISYNTKLVNPDNIKSYWDILDARWKGKIVTYDPGARGSRLFSYFYYNPELGPRYLRRLFGEMELTASRDRRQMTDWLAQGKFAIALRTAPDASTLDDARAQGLPVNWFTPGHFKEAVAISGGPAHVAVVNRAPHPNAARLFINWFLSREGQLMVQNIAAKHGDGVDSLRMDIPKDMIHRGYRREEKTKFFDMDAPAHANDDPVAKLINEAWRR; encoded by the coding sequence ATGTTCTTCACCGCACTTTTAAGTTCATTACTCGCCATCAGCTCGCCTGCCCAAACCCAAGAGCAAAGCAAGGATTGGGAAAAAAAATGGCAGGCGACGATCCAGGCAGCCAAAAATGAGGGGAAGCTTGTTTACCACTCCGGGAATTCCTCCGAACCTTATTTCCAGGAATTTCAGAAAAAGTTTCCCGAGATAAAGCTCACTCAAATCTTGACGCGCGGGGGAGCAGCGGCCGAGCAACGTTTAATGGCCGAACGACGGGCCGGGGTTTACGTCGCGGACATTGTGCATCTGGGAGCGGGGTCGGGTTCCGCGTTGGCCGGCGCAGGGGCACTCGATCCTCTCGAACCCTATATGATTCTCCCCGAAGTTTTGGATCAGTCGAAATGGTTTGAAGGGAGACACTATTTCGCCGACAAGGACGGAAAGTACGTTTTCAAGTATGCCTCGAACCCCGGCGCCGACATTTCATACAATACCAAACTCGTAAATCCAGATAACATAAAATCTTATTGGGATATTCTCGACGCAAGATGGAAAGGAAAGATTGTGACTTACGATCCGGGCGCCCGCGGCTCGCGCCTATTCAGCTACTTCTATTATAATCCGGAGCTGGGACCTCGTTACTTGAGGCGGCTCTTTGGTGAAATGGAGCTTACTGCCAGCCGCGACCGTCGCCAGATGACCGATTGGTTGGCTCAGGGAAAATTCGCCATAGCGCTTCGGACCGCCCCGGATGCGTCGACTTTGGATGACGCAAGGGCCCAAGGACTACCTGTGAATTGGTTTACTCCCGGACACTTTAAAGAGGCAGTGGCTATAAGCGGCGGGCCGGCTCACGTTGCAGTGGTCAACAGGGCCCCTCATCCCAATGCAGCGAGACTCTTTATTAACTGGTTTCTGTCCCGCGAGGGCCAGCTGATGGTACAAAACATCGCTGCTAAACATGGAGACGGCGTTGACTCGCTTAGAATGGATATCCCCAAGGACATGATTCATCGAGGTTATCGCCGAGAGGAGAAAACCAAGTTTTTCGACATGGATGCACCCGCACATGCCAACGATGATCCGGTTGCAAAGCTTATCAATGAGGCGTGGAGGAGATAG
- a CDS encoding cupin domain-containing protein, translating to MVKERFAGVMLTPFEQWVQSEGLKVITTHTIADVLTEELEPWERTGCRGALLDMTHDPSDKVMINNQGTTRYLIEIPPQGVFKAEKHMYEEIFYVVKGRGATVVWNEGSPKLTFEWQEDSAFAIPLNAWHEIYNGSGTETVRLYAATNMPAPFNLYGSPEFVFNCSTSFSDRFDPTDKRYFSGESIKLEDRVTQSNFIPSVTQMALDNWAYRGPGTNMNVLMAGGRFICHVSEFPAASYKKAHGFASGVTTGGRNRTGLVSENSYLFLSGEGYDLQWAPGVKPGPGVEWKRFGFKKGSLMTNGRGGHQHFNPSGERARYLVLRYGNDRFGMRGEQNPGRERFGARRPQIEYEDEEPRIRALFEEECAKRGVRSKMPPVC from the coding sequence ATGGTCAAGGAGCGTTTTGCGGGCGTGATGCTCACGCCGTTTGAACAGTGGGTGCAGTCCGAGGGACTGAAGGTTATCACGACCCACACGATCGCCGACGTCCTGACGGAAGAACTCGAGCCCTGGGAGCGGACCGGCTGCCGGGGGGCGCTGCTGGATATGACGCACGATCCCTCGGACAAGGTCATGATCAACAACCAGGGAACGACCCGCTATCTCATCGAGATCCCGCCGCAGGGCGTGTTCAAGGCCGAGAAGCACATGTACGAGGAGATCTTCTACGTCGTGAAGGGACGCGGCGCCACCGTCGTCTGGAACGAGGGAAGCCCCAAGCTGACTTTCGAATGGCAGGAGGACAGCGCCTTCGCCATACCCTTGAACGCGTGGCATGAGATCTACAACGGGAGCGGAACTGAGACTGTCCGGCTCTACGCCGCGACCAACATGCCGGCCCCTTTCAATCTCTACGGCAGTCCCGAGTTCGTCTTCAATTGCTCCACGAGCTTCAGCGACCGTTTTGATCCCACCGACAAGCGGTACTTCAGCGGCGAGTCGATCAAGCTGGAGGACCGGGTCACGCAGTCGAATTTCATCCCCAGCGTGACGCAGATGGCCCTCGACAACTGGGCGTACCGCGGGCCGGGTACCAACATGAATGTTCTGATGGCCGGCGGCCGCTTCATCTGCCACGTGTCGGAGTTCCCTGCCGCGTCGTACAAAAAGGCGCACGGCTTCGCGAGCGGGGTGACCACGGGCGGCCGCAACCGAACCGGCCTCGTGTCGGAGAACAGCTACCTCTTTCTCAGCGGTGAAGGCTACGACCTCCAGTGGGCGCCGGGAGTGAAGCCGGGCCCAGGTGTAGAGTGGAAGCGGTTTGGCTTCAAAAAAGGCTCGCTGATGACGAATGGGCGTGGCGGCCATCAGCACTTCAATCCCAGCGGTGAGCGCGCGCGTTACCTGGTCCTCCGCTACGGCAATGACCGGTTCGGCATGCGGGGCGAGCAAAATCCGGGGCGTGAGAGATTCGGAGCGCGCCGGCCCCAAATCGAGTACGAGGACGAGGAGCCGCGCATCCGGGCGCTCTTTGAGGAAGAATGCGCAAAGCGCGGCGTGAGGTCCAAAATGCCGCCCGTATGTTGA
- a CDS encoding TAXI family TRAP transporter solute-binding subunit: MDTQLPSNIVFQGVKIGVGWAGSYRMTQVFARSVQDAAPVAIIAPALNRLDWVSGGELDLGWVFPAVRASWAHEGKRSWAGKPLTNLRSVARFPRIDRQLFALAPWCPVKDLGQIGREKRAIRLGVRADELYEHENQILRQYGYSLADIEAWGGRWWHVGVGLTALDEEIRNREVDVVIGHASTEGVWQTVAANGFRFIGLEEQVMAGLEREGYARNIVPVGFLPSIQEPLLTVDLSDNLLITRTEVDDGIIYPIAESIDRNRKRIEEASVTVSYTYNQLLPIPFLTYSSTLTEPITRQWETKIPLHPGAARYYREAGHLT, from the coding sequence TTGGATACCCAGTTACCATCCAATATCGTCTTCCAGGGCGTCAAGATCGGAGTGGGATGGGCCGGTTCGTACAGGATGACCCAGGTGTTCGCGCGCAGCGTTCAAGACGCTGCTCCGGTTGCGATCATCGCTCCCGCCCTCAACCGCCTGGATTGGGTGTCGGGTGGAGAACTGGACTTAGGGTGGGTGTTCCCGGCGGTGCGGGCGAGTTGGGCGCACGAAGGAAAGCGTTCGTGGGCGGGAAAGCCGTTGACTAATCTCCGCTCGGTCGCGCGGTTTCCCAGAATCGATCGGCAGTTGTTCGCTCTGGCTCCCTGGTGCCCCGTCAAGGACCTCGGACAGATAGGCCGGGAAAAGCGCGCGATCCGATTGGGCGTCCGCGCGGATGAATTGTACGAGCATGAGAATCAGATCTTGCGGCAGTACGGCTACTCGCTGGCGGACATCGAAGCCTGGGGCGGCCGGTGGTGGCACGTGGGCGTGGGCTTGACGGCACTCGATGAAGAGATCAGAAACCGAGAGGTGGATGTCGTCATCGGGCATGCCTCGACGGAAGGCGTCTGGCAAACCGTGGCCGCCAACGGGTTTCGCTTCATCGGCCTCGAGGAGCAGGTGATGGCCGGCTTGGAGCGCGAGGGTTATGCGCGCAATATCGTTCCGGTAGGATTCCTGCCGTCTATCCAAGAGCCGCTGCTGACCGTTGATCTATCCGATAACCTCCTGATCACCCGCACAGAAGTAGACGACGGCATTATCTATCCGATTGCCGAGAGCATTGACCGGAACAGAAAACGCATCGAGGAAGCCTCGGTCACCGTGAGCTATACCTACAACCAACTCCTGCCCATACCTTTTCTCACCTACTCGTCGACACTGACAGAGCCAATCACCAGGCAATGGGAGACGAAGATTCCACTCCATCCCGGCGCCGCGCGCTATTATCGAGAGGCTGGCCACCTGACCTGA
- a CDS encoding MFS transporter, with the protein MVAASVVANTIFSAAYFQGFGVLILPIERTFGWDRWVISAAMSLRQLESGIVSPAVGFLLDRFSARKLIFWSAVISGAGFVGLGFTTGIVTFFLCFVVISLGASGVSHAVTWPVIISRWFRRNRGLATGLAVTGPIFGSPLVILNTQIEEAYGWRIVLFGYGALVLVGVTLLSMLVRDRPEPYGLRPDGDPPEEGASIEHSTGSSRRRTDAGLTLRAVLHTKEFWLFTGYLSGNFAVNSAVQGHMIPYFQQDIGFTAAWAAVVMSIVFTISGIGRIGGGYLLDRMDYRLVLAVVAAMMGLSLLYLQVVDVKTVPATLPFALLFGVSFGCLVPMRGAVGSIMFGTRTIGGVLGLLQGGSIVAGVIGPLVMGITFDLHGNYSAAIWGLIVISAFMVPVSLAMASPAELAKRIGRQRID; encoded by the coding sequence ATGGTCGCCGCGAGTGTCGTGGCCAACACGATCTTTTCCGCCGCCTATTTCCAGGGCTTCGGCGTTCTCATTCTCCCGATAGAACGCACCTTCGGCTGGGACCGCTGGGTTATTTCAGCCGCCATGTCGCTGCGCCAGTTGGAGTCCGGCATTGTCAGTCCCGCTGTCGGCTTCCTGCTGGACCGCTTCAGCGCGCGTAAATTGATTTTCTGGAGCGCCGTCATCTCGGGCGCCGGCTTCGTCGGCCTCGGCTTCACCACCGGCATCGTCACGTTTTTTCTCTGCTTCGTGGTCATTTCACTGGGAGCATCCGGCGTCAGCCACGCGGTCACCTGGCCCGTGATCATCTCGCGGTGGTTTCGTCGCAACCGCGGCCTGGCCACGGGGCTTGCGGTAACCGGTCCCATCTTCGGCTCGCCCCTCGTCATACTGAACACGCAGATCGAGGAGGCATACGGCTGGAGGATCGTCCTGTTCGGCTACGGCGCCTTGGTCTTGGTCGGTGTCACCTTGCTCAGCATGCTGGTGCGCGACCGACCGGAGCCCTATGGTTTGCGGCCGGATGGCGACCCGCCGGAGGAGGGCGCCTCCATTGAACATTCTACCGGCTCATCGCGCCGGCGAACGGATGCCGGGTTGACGCTCCGCGCGGTGCTCCACACCAAAGAGTTCTGGCTGTTCACGGGCTACTTGTCGGGTAACTTCGCCGTGAACTCCGCGGTCCAAGGCCACATGATTCCCTATTTCCAGCAAGACATTGGATTTACCGCGGCCTGGGCGGCCGTGGTCATGTCCATTGTCTTTACCATCAGCGGCATCGGGCGCATCGGCGGCGGCTATCTGCTGGACAGGATGGACTATCGCCTCGTCCTGGCAGTCGTCGCCGCAATGATGGGCCTTTCGCTGTTGTACCTCCAGGTCGTGGACGTAAAAACGGTCCCGGCCACATTGCCGTTCGCGCTGCTGTTCGGCGTCAGCTTCGGCTGCCTCGTTCCCATGCGCGGCGCCGTCGGCAGCATTATGTTCGGCACCCGGACCATCGGAGGAGTCTTGGGCCTTCTGCAGGGGGGCTCCATTGTGGCGGGGGTCATCGGCCCGTTGGTCATGGGCATCACCTTCGACCTGCACGGAAACTATTCCGCCGCCATCTGGGGACTCATCGTCATCAGCGCTTTCATGGTGCCGGTGTCCCTGGCCATGGCTTCGCCCGCCGAGTTGGCCAAGCGAATTGGGCGGCAGCGGATCGACTAG
- a CDS encoding type II toxin-antitoxin system death-on-curing family toxin — MRNLTLNEALELHRRVIGQSGGALGVLNLDALESALAQPRMTFGGKDLYPSLADKAAALGYSLIQNHPFLDGNKRTGHAAMEVFLFLNGFEIQASVDEQERIVLQVASGEKDRKAFAVWLRDHIAARS; from the coding sequence GTGCGCAATTTAACGCTGAACGAAGCGCTGGAATTGCATCGCCGAGTCATCGGTCAGTCTGGAGGAGCCTTGGGCGTCCTCAACCTGGACGCCCTGGAATCAGCGCTGGCTCAACCCCGCATGACGTTTGGAGGCAAAGACCTCTATCCATCTCTGGCTGACAAGGCGGCGGCGCTCGGCTATTCGCTCATCCAGAACCATCCATTCCTAGACGGCAACAAACGCACCGGACATGCGGCCATGGAGGTTTTTCTGTTTCTCAATGGTTTTGAGATTCAAGCCTCAGTGGATGAGCAGGAAAGAATCGTATTGCAGGTGGCATCCGGCGAAAAGGACCGCAAAGCATTTGCAGTTTGGCTCCGCGATCACATCGCGGCACGATCCTAA
- a CDS encoding ATP-dependent DNA ligase, whose product MRLPVNPPVLPMLAKRVGELPSGGNWIFEPKWDGFRALVFRDGDEVLIQSRDEKSLNRYFPELLEPLRSQLPARCVLDGEVVVAKSDDALDFDSLQLRIHPAASRVKLLSKEIPASIVFFDLLAEGDRDLRGTAFQDRRRMLESLLSSASPPLHLTPATRESSIAQDWFRRFEGAGLDGVIAKPASGAYEPNKRVMLKVKHERECDCVVAGFRWHKKGERTMVGSLLLGLYDDSGALQHVGVCASFTEAKRRELVEFLAPYRKNALAAHPWKDWAEQGSEAEQRMPGGQSRWSGGKDLSWEPLRPELVVEVAYDHMQGNRFRHTAQFRRWRTDKNPGDCTYDQLEVVPPEELAVIFADGR is encoded by the coding sequence ATGCGTCTTCCCGTGAACCCGCCGGTTTTGCCGATGCTCGCCAAGCGGGTCGGTGAATTGCCGTCAGGCGGAAACTGGATCTTCGAACCGAAATGGGATGGGTTTCGTGCCCTGGTGTTTCGCGATGGGGACGAGGTCCTGATTCAGAGCCGCGACGAAAAATCATTGAATCGCTACTTTCCGGAGCTGCTCGAGCCGCTGCGGTCCCAGTTGCCCGCCCGCTGCGTGCTCGACGGCGAAGTCGTCGTCGCGAAATCAGATGACGCGCTCGACTTCGATTCGCTCCAGCTCCGCATTCATCCCGCCGCGTCGCGGGTGAAGCTTCTTTCTAAAGAGATTCCCGCATCGATCGTGTTTTTCGATCTGCTCGCCGAGGGCGACCGGGATCTGCGCGGCACGGCTTTCCAAGATCGCCGACGCATGCTGGAATCGCTGCTTTCATCCGCGTCGCCGCCGCTGCATCTCACGCCCGCAACGCGCGAATCGAGCATAGCGCAGGATTGGTTTCGCCGCTTCGAGGGCGCCGGTCTCGACGGCGTCATCGCCAAGCCGGCATCCGGAGCATACGAGCCCAACAAGCGCGTGATGCTCAAGGTCAAGCACGAGCGCGAGTGCGATTGTGTCGTCGCCGGGTTTCGCTGGCACAAGAAAGGCGAGCGCACGATGGTCGGCTCGCTCCTGCTCGGCCTTTACGACGACTCCGGCGCGCTGCAGCATGTCGGCGTGTGCGCGAGCTTCACGGAAGCGAAGCGGCGCGAGCTGGTAGAATTCCTCGCTCCATACCGCAAGAACGCGCTCGCCGCTCACCCTTGGAAAGATTGGGCCGAGCAGGGATCAGAAGCCGAGCAGCGCATGCCCGGCGGCCAGAGCCGCTGGAGCGGGGGCAAGGACTTGTCCTGGGAGCCGCTCCGTCCCGAGCTGGTGGTCGAAGTCGCGTACGACCACATGCAGGGCAATCGCTTTCGTCACACGGCGCAGTTTCGCAGGTGGCGCACGGACAAGAATCCGGGCGACTGCACGTATGACCAGCTCGAAGTCGTTCCACCGGAAGAGCTGGCGGTGATTTTCGCGGACGGTCGCTAG
- a CDS encoding DNA-binding protein, whose translation MSTLTITLSDERLAKLREIADRFNIKPEDLARVSIEELLTRPEESFQQAADYILGKNAELYRRLA comes from the coding sequence ATGAGCACGCTTACGATCACTCTCTCTGACGAACGTCTCGCCAAGTTGCGCGAGATTGCCGATCGCTTCAACATAAAGCCGGAAGACCTGGCCCGCGTCAGCATCGAGGAGCTATTGACACGGCCCGAGGAGTCGTTCCAACAGGCTGCCGACTACATCCTCGGTAAAAACGCCGAACTTTATCGGCGTCTCGCCTAG
- a CDS encoding Rieske 2Fe-2S domain-containing protein, protein MAQLIKEPFSGYYHREVPEHDRELTEVGPGTPCGEYLRRFWHPVGMTAELKDLPKRIRIMGEDLVLFRDGRGKIGLLELHCSHRGTSLEFGMVERCGIRCCYHGWLYDVDGRVLETPGEPPESTFKDRFFHGAYPTIEYKGLIFAYMGPPEHRPEFPIYDSFELPGYRMVPGGETEQKFIYDCNWLQLAENNADQAHFVFLHDPEEARAKLDRYRPSVNGGPSEDYFNVGLKEFEVDVAAIREGFRSRVLEWQESPVGVIGIHTRRVGDLVWVRLGDYIMPNVDQFAPSRFRPTEELDFGPLYMTAWTVPVDDTHTLAYQFRYAPENAEQRSVARPLRSSQSISRTHEERQRQPGDYEAQESQRPIAVHALEHLGATDRGVTLVRKLLREGIRALQSGKDPRRAVSSVGNPIATYCRNTVLRVPPAETPEADRELLRNTGRKVAAAAISGQPVSTAK, encoded by the coding sequence ATGGCGCAGCTGATCAAGGAGCCGTTCAGCGGCTACTACCATAGAGAGGTCCCGGAGCATGACAGGGAGCTGACCGAAGTTGGGCCCGGAACACCGTGCGGTGAATATCTGCGCCGCTTCTGGCATCCGGTGGGGATGACCGCGGAACTAAAAGACCTGCCGAAGCGCATTCGGATCATGGGCGAGGACCTCGTACTTTTTCGCGACGGCCGCGGAAAAATCGGACTTCTCGAGCTGCACTGTAGCCACCGCGGCACGTCGCTGGAATTTGGCATGGTCGAGCGCTGCGGAATTCGCTGCTGCTATCACGGCTGGCTCTACGACGTGGACGGCCGAGTGCTGGAGACGCCGGGGGAGCCGCCCGAGAGCACCTTTAAAGACCGATTTTTCCATGGCGCCTACCCGACCATCGAGTACAAGGGGCTGATCTTTGCCTACATGGGGCCCCCGGAGCATCGTCCCGAGTTTCCGATCTATGATTCATTCGAACTGCCGGGCTACCGCATGGTGCCGGGCGGAGAAACGGAACAGAAATTCATCTATGACTGCAACTGGTTGCAGTTGGCGGAGAATAACGCGGACCAGGCGCACTTTGTCTTTCTTCACGACCCGGAGGAGGCGCGCGCAAAGCTGGATCGCTACCGTCCGAGCGTGAACGGGGGGCCTTCGGAGGATTACTTCAACGTCGGGCTCAAAGAATTCGAGGTTGATGTCGCGGCGATTCGGGAGGGCTTTCGTTCAAGGGTGCTCGAGTGGCAGGAAAGCCCGGTCGGCGTGATCGGTATCCACACTCGGCGAGTAGGTGATTTAGTTTGGGTACGTCTGGGCGACTACATCATGCCCAACGTCGACCAGTTTGCGCCGAGCCGCTTTCGGCCCACGGAAGAGCTGGATTTCGGTCCGCTGTACATGACCGCCTGGACGGTTCCGGTCGATGACACCCATACGCTCGCGTACCAGTTCCGCTATGCGCCGGAGAATGCAGAGCAGCGCTCTGTCGCGCGCCCGCTGAGAAGCTCGCAGTCCATCAGTCGAACCCATGAAGAGCGTCAACGCCAGCCGGGGGACTACGAGGCGCAAGAGAGCCAGCGCCCGATCGCCGTCCACGCATTGGAACACCTGGGCGCCACGGATCGCGGGGTGACCCTCGTTCGGAAGCTGTTGCGGGAGGGAATTCGCGCGTTGCAGAGCGGTAAAGATCCAAGGCGGGCCGTCTCGTCCGTCGGGAATCCTATCGCGACTTATTGCAGAAACACGGTGCTTCGCGTTCCGCCGGCGGAAACCCCCGAGGCCGACAGAGAGCTGCTCCGGAACACAGGCCGGAAAGTCGCGGCCGCCGCGATTTCGGGGCAACCTGTCTCCACCGCGAAATAA
- a CDS encoding DNA polymerase domain-containing protein, with product MKEDTPVVLTIEGREVRVTHPDKLYFSQQTKLSKLDLVRYYLSVAPGALAGIRDRPLVLKRFVDGAEGQAFYQKRAPARRPSWLRTVTLSFPSGRKAEEVVVDDAAGLAWVVNLGCIELHPHPVRSGDLEHPDELRVDLDPGPGVDWDDVRRVALEVKSFLEEMGLRGWPNTSGSRGMHVNVRLERRWTFVEVRRAALALSRAVERRAPALASSKWWKEERHGVFLDYNQNAKDRTTCSAYSVRPLPDARVSTPLHWHEVPDCDPADFTVLTVSKRFAELGDPHVDMDAAPGSLEKLLELAAEDEAAGLGDAPWPPHFRKMEGEAPRVQPSRARAAMKKKSAVKKPRTKAPLLVVANSPDREAARAGLERWKSKHPEIAALLAVDDVLIDSMRGRSSTWTRIRVNLRNVPEELRPPQETPDPDDDPTREWRSRRAAKNPH from the coding sequence ATGAAGGAAGACACACCCGTGGTTCTGACGATCGAGGGGCGCGAGGTCCGGGTGACCCACCCCGACAAGCTGTATTTTTCTCAGCAGACGAAGCTCTCGAAACTCGATCTCGTGCGCTACTACCTGTCGGTCGCGCCGGGCGCTCTCGCCGGCATCCGCGATCGTCCGCTGGTTCTCAAGCGCTTCGTCGACGGCGCCGAAGGCCAGGCATTCTATCAGAAACGCGCGCCCGCCCGGCGGCCTTCGTGGCTACGAACCGTTACCTTGTCATTCCCATCGGGCCGCAAAGCGGAGGAGGTCGTGGTCGACGACGCGGCCGGGCTCGCGTGGGTGGTGAACCTGGGCTGCATCGAGCTCCATCCACACCCCGTGCGCTCCGGCGATCTCGAGCACCCGGACGAGCTGCGCGTCGATCTCGATCCCGGTCCCGGCGTCGACTGGGACGACGTACGCCGCGTTGCTCTCGAAGTTAAATCGTTTCTCGAGGAGATGGGGCTTCGCGGCTGGCCTAACACAAGCGGCTCGCGGGGAATGCACGTGAACGTGCGGCTCGAACGGCGCTGGACGTTTGTCGAAGTCCGCCGCGCCGCGCTCGCGTTATCGCGCGCAGTCGAGCGGCGCGCGCCGGCCCTGGCCAGCTCGAAGTGGTGGAAGGAGGAGCGTCACGGCGTGTTCCTCGACTACAACCAGAACGCGAAGGACCGCACGACCTGCTCCGCCTATTCCGTGCGCCCGCTTCCCGACGCCCGCGTGTCCACGCCGCTTCACTGGCATGAGGTCCCCGACTGCGACCCGGCCGACTTCACTGTGCTGACAGTTTCCAAGCGCTTCGCGGAGCTTGGCGATCCGCACGTTGATATGGACGCCGCGCCTGGCTCGCTCGAAAAGCTGCTGGAGCTCGCGGCGGAAGACGAGGCGGCGGGTCTCGGCGACGCGCCGTGGCCGCCGCATTTTCGTAAGATGGAGGGCGAAGCGCCGCGCGTGCAGCCTTCGCGCGCCCGCGCCGCGATGAAGAAGAAGTCCGCAGTCAAGAAGCCGCGGACGAAGGCGCCGCTTCTGGTGGTTGCGAACTCTCCGGACCGAGAAGCGGCCCGCGCCGGTCTGGAGAGGTGGAAGAGTAAACACCCGGAAATCGCCGCGCTTCTCGCCGTGGACGACGTGCTGATCGACTCGATGCGCGGCAGGTCGTCCACCTGGACGCGCATTCGAGTGAACCTCAGAAATGTTCCGGAAGAATTGCGCCCGCCGCAGGAGACTCCCGACCCGGACGACGATCCGACACGCGAATGGCGCAGCCGGCGCGCTGCGAAAAACCCCCACTAA
- a CDS encoding ribonuclease H family protein: MAQKFYVVWAGRQTGVFTDWATTQRAVEKYAGARFKSFPTRAQAEQAFRGGTASAPPKTAGRQKASTSAGARRATHTAHQFDVSIYCDGACEPNPGNAGSGIVVYQAGKLAELWYGLHNPMGTNNTAELNALYHALRMAEAEIRTGNTVEVCSDSAYSLNCVRSWAAGWKKKGWKKSGGDIKNLEIIQDCYAIYRRIADKVNLTHVAGHAGTEGNELADRMAMLAAQSKETELRLYEETMDIPTLLKMRAG; this comes from the coding sequence ATGGCGCAAAAATTTTACGTGGTATGGGCAGGACGGCAGACCGGCGTATTCACGGATTGGGCGACCACTCAGCGGGCCGTGGAGAAATATGCCGGGGCGCGCTTCAAGTCGTTCCCGACCCGCGCGCAAGCCGAGCAGGCCTTTCGCGGCGGCACCGCAAGCGCTCCGCCCAAAACAGCCGGCAGGCAAAAAGCCAGCACATCGGCCGGCGCACGCCGCGCCACGCATACCGCCCATCAATTCGATGTCAGCATCTACTGCGATGGTGCTTGTGAGCCGAACCCCGGCAATGCCGGCTCCGGCATCGTCGTGTACCAAGCCGGCAAACTCGCTGAGTTGTGGTATGGCCTGCACAACCCCATGGGCACCAACAATACCGCCGAGCTGAACGCGCTCTATCACGCGCTCCGCATGGCCGAAGCGGAAATCAGGACCGGCAACACCGTCGAGGTGTGCAGCGACTCGGCGTACTCCCTCAACTGCGTTCGCAGCTGGGCGGCGGGGTGGAAAAAAAAAGGCTGGAAAAAATCCGGCGGTGATATCAAGAACCTGGAAATTATCCAGGACTGTTACGCGATCTACCGGCGCATTGCAGACAAAGTGAACCTCACCCACGTCGCCGGCCACGCCGGCACCGAAGGCAACGAGCTCGCCGACCGCATGGCCATGCTCGCGGCGCAGAGCAAAGAAACGGAACTGCGGCTGTATGAGGAGACGATGGATATTCCAACGCTGCTCAAGATGCGGGCGGGGTGA